A part of Podarcis muralis chromosome 15, rPodMur119.hap1.1, whole genome shotgun sequence genomic DNA contains:
- the ARHGAP32 gene encoding rho GTPase-activating protein 32 isoform X8 — MKSRPTKQKLKQRGILKERVFGCDLGEHLLNSGHDVPQVLKSCTEFIEKHGIVDGIYRLSGIASNIQKLRHEFDSEQIPDLTKDVYIQDIHCVGSLCKLYFRELPNPLLTYQLYEKFSDAVSAATDEERLVKIHDVIQQLPPPHYRTLEFLMRHLAHLADYCAITNMHTKNLAIVWAPNLLRSKQIESACFSGTAAFMEVRIQSVVVEFILNHVDVLFSSKLSSVIRESAGHSSLSRPKSLLVSSPSTKLLTLEEAQARTQAQINSPIVADSKYIEVGEGPAALQGKFHTIIDFPSERKRPPSKMKKSPVGSWRSFFNLGKSSSLSKRKLQRNPSEPSEMKAIALAGGRGDSGTLRSAKSEESLSSLHAIDGESKLFRPRRPRSSSDALSASFNGELLGNMNRCNSYDNVPHGHESDGDEGHIHVPALISPRSAEDVDLSPPEIGVASLDFDPMSFQCSPPKAESECLDSSTSLLESVDFNKDKQNTFKKELDSGSQSHTPGSATSSEPVSPYQEKTMSPFFTLDLSPTEEKQSKPITFSENVAHAFSPKMGRKPFKSPPLSLLEPISFTMPSHMPDVVIGGGAGSVGPPDWAKGMSGTSEATSRSPRHLVVSPLKATEGRANEGCQLEFQSQGDAKKPELLEEVEQPLNSSQSKPVPSAQTQPGAVALDSPQDPVPVNSVSVVPPPPPPKNAARILALALAESAQQASAQSQKKPDVHSDCTGAAETESGGTVEMFHPCSGITPEKLHLYAALPENQLTFQAAALGEHHRSGLPVDQAPQISGMPEGSNHLHGTPGNRDHPLLPPEMSGDVHSGTNMSWDHTHFHPCMLGDNHHLAHSVTPEDQKHPPPPPPPPHHHHPCARGAVQSEPPTAEIPMENPHLHTCLPLDKTQIHASKLHFPVCTADKAQFPPVTAGEKAAATVLAYMMIKNQTAATETDPGVVSPNIPPQPTTVTTSSSSTWGEAPLMAAQHALAGSQQAPVHRPGDHQPAVGQAPAAATKASTGFSQVRGEAPPEKLPEPRSAEPAPIFVTEGSATIQCTSATPHVTLHPGHLEKPRENARAPPLQLRSDSAPAQPSYGFTPPVPPVRTMESKIAAAMHSNNVDPMNAASYHSFVAASTLPPPVEEAPPPPPPPKHTSLQSAYFSHSKPESSPEPPVMENYMHHKPTSTHQYRAESIPPHLYHSKSEQHPGYPSLSETPTSMGPRYNTYATQGKSASVHHAKPRSRVEYLSSMSPTMRSTSYVEETPPYPSIRRVHSLHVSAPSAIRSVPISRTEVPPDDEPLYCPRPLYQYKPYQPHTDYHVTQLQPYFENGRVHYRYSPYSSSSGPSCYSAADGGFYDLDPYGTMRLRPLHPLPGRDFASYSRLQTKSLYRCPGLPPYPRGGLAGHLAGKEHSFISRDVPPAPDAKPMYVSWDLEDMEKYRMQSIRRESRARQKVKGPVMSQYDNVAPLLQDELRTVDVVHLRSKSDPGKTGLLTVADGKEGKYPGKVVPPEGEERYYVPHPEPDVDRAHYHGTYGNGQSEKASLPQKQSSLRSRKPHEAGCNSSEHRMHLPHEASHRQPLESKNGPPYADYRPKGHQEPPESTGYQHSGGKYAPASHDALRLNHKEVKLAEDRPDMERHRARPPAAAEKHARDCFKEGEHYGQPAAPPPKPERSHSLRLQHPESIERDAALIYPYQTLGKRQSTMTVVSQYDNLEDYHTMPQHQRGGYAAGGGLVPPLAHPHSRTYATALGQGAFLPTELCLQRPETEIHAE, encoded by the exons TCCCTCAGGTTCTCAAGAGTTGCACTGAATTCATTGAAAAGCATGGCATTGTGGATGGAATATACCGTCTATCTGGGATTGCATCGAATATCCAGAAACTACG GCATGAGTTTGACTCTGAGCAAATCCCTGACTTGACAAAAGATGTATACATTCAGGATATACATTGTGTGGGCTCGCTCTGTAAGCTCTATTTCCGAGAACTCCCAAATCCTCTGCTCACCTATCAGCTCTATGAGAAATTTTCA GATGCTGTGTCTGCTGCTACAGATGAAGAACGATTAGTCAAAATCCATGATGTCATCCAGCAGTTACCCCCACCTCACTACAG GACTCTGGAGTTCCTAATGAGGCATTTGGCTCACCTCGCTGATTACTGTGCCATCACCAACATGCACACAAAGAACTTAGCGATTGTCTGGGCACCAAATCTGCTGAG ATCAAAGCAGATAGAATCTGCTTGCTTCAGTGGAACGGCTGCTTTTATGGAGGTGCGAATTCAGTCAGTGGTTGTGGAATTCATTCTCAATCATGTGGATGTCCTTTTTAGCTCCAAACTAAGCTCTGTGATTCGAGAAAGTGCAG GTCACAGTTCCTTGTCACGGCCGAAATCCCTGCTGGTGTCTTCGCCCTCCACAAAGCTGCTCACCTTGGAGGAAGCACAAGCAAGAACTCAGGCCCAGATAAACTCCCCAATCGTGGCAGACAGCAAGTACATTGAAGTGGGTGAAGGACCTGCTGCTCTGCAGGGAAAATTCCACACAATCATAGACTTCCCATCTGAAAG AAAGAGACCACCCAGTAAGATGAAGAAATCTCCTGTTGGCAGCTGGCGCTCCTTTTTCAACCTGGGGAAGTCGTCTTCTCTCTCCAAACGGAAGCTGCAGCGCAACCCAAGTGAGCCCTCCGAAATGAAGGCAATAGCCCTTGCAG GAGGGCGAGGAGACAGTGGGACCCTGCGCTCAGCTAAGAGTGAAGAGTCCCTCTCGTCTTTACATGCTATAGATG GTGAATCTAAACTGTTTCGACCCCGAAGACCAAGGTCTAGCAGTGATGCGTTGTCTGCTTCCTTTAATGGGGAGCTCCTGGGAAACATGAACCGCTGCAATTCCTATGATAACGTGCCACATGGCCACGAGAGTGACGGGGATGAGGGGCATATCCACGTTCCAGCCCTCATCTCTCCAAGGTCAGCAGAAGACGTTGACCTGAGCCCACCTGAGATCGGTGTGGCTAGCCTGGATTTTGATCCCATGTCTTTTCAGTGCAGCCCACCCAAGGCAGAGTCTGAGTGTCTTGACAGCAGCACCTCCCTGCTGGAGTCAGTGGACTTTAACAAAGATAAGCAAAACACCTTTAAGAAGGAACTAGACTCGGGCAGCCAGTCGCACACCCCTGGCAGCGCCACCAGCTCAGAACCAGTTTCCCCCTATCAGGAGAAGACCATGAGTCCTTTCTTCACTCTGGACTTGAGCCCAACAGAAGAGAAACAGTCCAAACCCATAACTTTCTCTGAAAATGTCGCCCATGCCTTCTCCCCCAAGATGGGGCGAAAGCCATTCAAGTCTCCGCCACTGAGTTTGTTGGAGCCAATCTCCTTCACCATGCCCAGCCACATGCCGGATGTTGTCATCGGAGGGGGAGCAGGGAGTGTAGGTCCTCCAGACTGGGCCAAAGGGATGTCTGGCACCAGTGAAGCCACAAGCAGGTCCCCACGCCACCTGGTGGTGTCCCCCTTGAAGGCCACTGAGGGGAGAGCAAACGAAGGATGCCAGCTGGAGTTCCAGAGTCAAGGAGATGCTAAGAAGCCGGAGCTTCTAGAAGAGGTGGAGCAACCCCTGAACAGCAGCCAGAGTAAGCCTGTACcttctgcacagacacagccaG GAGCAGTTGCCCTCGACTCCCCCCAGGATCCTGTTCCAGTCAATTCTGTCTCTgttgtccctcctcctcctcctccgaaaaACGCTGCACGCATTCTAGCCTTAGCCCTGGCAGAGTCTGCCCAACAAGCCTCTGCTCAGTCCCAGAAGAAGCCAGATGTTCATTCTGACTGTACCGGTGCTGCAGAGACTGAAAGCGGAGGAACTGTAGAAATGTTCCATCCGTGTTCTGGCATCACTCCAGAAAAGCTCCACCTCTATGCTGCTTTGCCAGAGAACCAGCTCACTTTTCAGGCAGCTGCACTTGGAGAGCACCACAGAAGTGGGTTACCTGTAGACCAGGCACCTCAAATCAGTGGCATGCCTGAGGGCAGCAATCACTTACATGGCACACCTGGAAATCGGGAccatcccctcctccctcctgaaaTGTCTGGAGATGTTCACAGTGGCACGAACATGAGCTGGGACCACACCCACTTCCATCCTTGTATGTTGGGAGACAACCACCACCTTGCTCATTCTGTTACGCCTGAGGACCAGaaacaccctcctcctcctccccctccacctcatcatcatcatccctgtgCAAGAGGAGCAGTTCAATCAGAACCACCTACAGCAGAGATACCCATGGAGAACCCTCATCTCCACACTTGCCTCCCTTTGGACAAGACCCAAATTCATGCCAGCAAGCTCCACTTTCCTGTCTGCACAGCAGACAAAGCCCAGTTCCCTCCTGTCACTGCTGGGGAGAAAGCAGCTGCAACCGTCCTGGCATACATGATGATAAAGAACCAGACAGCAGCAACAGAAACGGATCCTGGAGTAGTCAGCCCAAATATTCCTCCTCAGCCGACCACagtcaccaccagcagcagcagcacatgggGAGAAGCACCGCTCATGGCTGCTCAGCACGCTCTGGCTGGCAGCCAGCAAGCTCCAGTGCACAGACCAGGGGACCATCAGCCAGCTGTGGGGCAAGCCCCAGCTGCAGCTACAAAAGCTTCCACTGGATTCAGTCAG GTACGAGGAGAGGCACCTCCTGAGAAGCTGCCCGAGCCTAGATCAGCTGAGCCAGCCCCCATTTTCGTCACCGAGGGCAGTGCCACGATCCAGTGCACTTCCGCCACCCCTCATGTCACGCTTCACCCAGGCCACTTGGAAAAGCCTCGAGAGAATGCCAGGGCCCCCCCACTGCAGCTGAGGTCTGACTCAGCCCCAGCTCAGCCCTCCTATGGATTTACACCTCCGGTGCCACCCGTGAGGACGATGGAGAGTAAAATTGCAGCAGCCATGCATTCCAACAACGTGGACCCCATGAATGCTGCCAGTTACCACTCCTTTGTGGCTGCATCCACGCTGCCGCCACCCGTGGAGGAAGCTCCGCCCCCACCTCCCCCTCCGAAACACACCTCTCTTCAGTCTGCCTATTTCTCCCACTCCAAGCCAGAGAGCTCCCCCGAGCCCCCCGTGATGGAGAACTACATGCATCACAAGCCCACATCCACCCACCAGTACAGGGCTGAAAGCATCCCGCCCCACCTCTACCACAGCAAGTCTGAGCAGCACCCTGGCTACCCCTCGCTGTCGGAGACCCCCACATCCATGGGCCCCAGGTACAACACCTACGCCACTCAAGGGAAGAGCGCGTCCGTCCATCATGCCAAGCCTCGCAGCCGAGTGGAGTACTTGTCCTCCATGAGCCCCACCATGAGGAGCACGAGTTACGTGGAGGAAACGCCCCCCTACCCCTCCATCCGGAGAGTGCACTCACTCCACGTCTCTGCTCCCTCAGCCATCCGGTCAGTCCCCATCTCCCGCACCGAGGTGCCTCCTGACGACGAGCCCTTGTATTGCCCAAGGCCCCTCTACCAATATAAGCCATATCAGCCCCACACAGATTACCATGTCACTCAGCTGCAGCCTTACTTTGAGAACGGACGGGTCCATTACCGGTACAGCCCCTATTCAAGCTCCTCCGGCCCCTCCTGCTACTCGGCGGCCGACGGTGGGTTTTATGACCTGGACCCTTATGGCACGATGAGGCTGAGGCCGCTGCACCCACTCCCGGGCAGAGACTTTGCGTCCTACTCCCGACTGCAGACCAAGAGTTTGTATCGCTGTCCTGGCCTGCCTCCCTACCCCCGAGGAGGCCTCGCTGGACACCTGGCAGGCAAGGAGCACAGTTTCATTAGCAGGGATGTGCCGCCTGCGCCTGACGCCAAGCCCATGTACGTCTCTTGGGACTTGGAGGACATGGAGAAGTACCGGATGCAGTCCATTCGCCGAGAGAGCCGCGCACGCCAGAAAGTGAAAGGGCCTGTCATGTCCCAGTACGACAACGTCGCCCCTCTGCTGCAGGATGAGCTGAGGACTGTGGACGTCGTTCACCTGCGCAGCAAATCCGATCCTGGGAAAACTGGACTCCTCACGGTTGCTGATGGAAAGGAAGGGAAGTATCCGGGCAAAGTAGTGCCCCCTGAAGGGGAGGAGCGCTATTATGTGCCACATCCAGAACCAGACGTGGACAGAGCCCATTACCACGGAACCTATGGGAATGGGCAGTCAGAGAAAGCGTCGCTCCCTCAAAAGCAAAGCAGCCTCAGGAGCAGGAAGCCGCATGAGGCGGGTTGCAATTCGTCTGAGCACAGGATGCACCTGCCCCATGAAGCCAGCCACAGGCAGCCACTGGAGTCTAAAAACGGGCCCCCTTATGCTGACTACCGACCAAAGGGCCACCAGGAACCACCAGAATCCACCGGGTACCAGCACTCCGGTGGGAAGTACGCCCCAGCCAGCCACGATGCCTTGAGACTGAACCACAAAGAGGTGAAGCTGGCAGAGGACAGGCCGGATATGGAGAGACATCGGGCCAGGCCCCCTGCCGCTGCTGAGAAACATGCCCGGGACTGCTTTAAAGAGGGCGAGCACTACGGACAGCCCGCAGCACCACCCCCTAAGCCGGAACGGAGCCACAGCCTCCGGCTCCAGCACCCCGAGAGCATAGAGCGGGACGCTGCCCTCATCTACCCGTACCAAACCCTTGGCAAGCGCCAAAGCACTATGACGGTGGTGTCCCAGTATGATAACTTGGAAGACTACCATACCATGCCTCAGCACCAAAGAGGGGGTTATGCTGCAGGAGGGGGCTTGGTCCCTCCCTTGGCTCATCCACATAGTAGGACTTACGCCACAGCCTTGGGACAGGGAGCATTCCTGCCCACAGAGCTCTGCCTGCAGAGGCCCGAGACTGAGATCCATGCAGAGTGA